From Oligoflexia bacterium:
ATATTATTTAGATTAAATTTTGTTTAAAACAGCGTGTTCTGTCAACGTTTAATTGTTACTAAAACAAGTTTTATCCGCAAAGAATTGATTTTTAAAAGTCTAGGTCGGTTGACTTAATGTCTCTCCACGAAAAAGCCATCCAAAAAATTAGAGCGAAGTTGTTTGAGAGCTATTCTCCTACTAAACTCCTTATTGCTCGGCTCGCTCTACTTCGCAACGTTCGCTTTCTAGGCGTACGCACCGATGCCTCATTTGCGTTCGGCCCTCATGGCTCGAAGGTCTATCACGCCGACTCAGACGGGGACATTTATATTCACCTGCGGAAAAAATGGGGGAACGCAAATGAATGGGCAAATAATGGTGATGTGAGATTTTTTGTCGACACACATTTGTAGAGAGTGCTTCAGAAAAGATACTTTAGTTTCGACAATAATTTGGTTATAGCAGCGCAACTTGACCCAGCAGTCTAATCAAGAGATTCTGCAAATGGAGTTAGCGATGAAAAAATTATTTTTTATAATTTTTCCTGTAACCGTGGCTGGCTGCGGTCCAGCTTACCACGATCCTGATGACGCTGGTGCCTTGGTTGAACCAAACTACAAATCCGTCTCGACAAATATAATTCAGAATAAATGTGTGAGTTGCCACAACTCCGTAAAGAAAGATAACGGGATAGATTTATCAAGTTATGAAAAAATATTTGCTCCAGAAGTTTTTCCACCACTAATCATTCCAGGAAATCCAGAAAAAAGTAGTTTATTTAAGAGTGTGTTAAGCGGAAAAATGCCAAAAGATGCCCAACCTCTGAGTCAAAAACAGTTAAAAGCAATTTACGATTGGATTAAAAATGGTGCAAAAAAGGAGGAGCAGCCTTCAAAACCAAATCCACCAACCACACCAGAACCTGATGAGCCAGGCACGGAAGAACCGGGGTCTGGTGAACCCGGAAATGGTTTCGTTAAACAAGCAGTAATAACAATTAAATTATACCTAAGGAGGTATGTATGAAAGCAATTCTCGCTTCAGGACTCTTAGCCTTAGCATTGCCCAGTTTGGCTTTTGCTCACGGCAACACAATTGATGCTACAAATGATAGTGTCATTGAGGTATTAAAGGTTTTTAAAGCCAGCGGATCTGAAGCCACGAAAGCTGCTTTTAAAGGGGTAAAGGCTTGGCCCAGTGGCGAGCATATCTTGGCTAAGGTCTACTTTCAGTCTGACCAAGTTGAGACTTCGCTTAACTATATGTGCATGATGGAACATACGGGTGACGCTGATAAAATGGCCTGCAGTAAACAATAACAAACCAAATAAAAATCCGGAAAAAATTCCGCCTTTTTATTGAGACATTTATTTTATAAAAAAAGAAACTCTTTTGTTACTCGATCATATGATTTTATTTTTTATTTTATTGTTTGTTGAAATACCGAAGAAAGCAGTACATTAATAGTTTAAGAACTGTTTTTTGAAAAATTCAAAGGAGGCTACATGAGACTAATTCTAAACATTTTATCAATTCTTTTCCTAACTATTATGGGTGTTTCAGTTACCCAGGCCGAAGTCGACGGTGTACAAGTTATGAACGACGAGTCACGTGGATTTTTACATGAAGACCTTTGGGAGTGTTCCGCACACAGTGAACATGATCCTAGCCATCACAGGTTATATCGAGGACAGGCTGATTATGATCGTCACGAAGCCGAACATAGTGCCATCATTGAGTGTGAATATCAGGAGCACCATAGATGCGAACTGGCAGGCTGCCGACGAGTCAGATACTAATTTACGATCTCGGCGGCTGTATTGACAGTCCGCCCGCTTTACTTGGGCGCCTGGATTGCTCTGCGGGAGTAAAGTTCACCGCAGATAGCATTGGTGCCGGCTTTCAGTATCAATTTTGAAGTTTTAGAAATCGCCCCAGTCCGAAACGCTGGGGTTTGGGTAATTACCCCAGATCTCGGTGGTATCGATAATTATTTCCTATTACATTCATACAGGTTAATCATTTTATTTATGACCTCTTTAGCGCTAAACCTATGTGCGGAGGTTAGATATGAATAAATTAATTTTAGTGACTGTTTTTTTGACGTGCGCAGCTGCAAGCGCTGAGATGGTGCATCTCAACAACACCAATGTTTTTGATCTCAATGATGATCGCAACAGTGTTGTGATCGTGATAGATTACCCCGGCCGACGCCTAACGGGATTATGTGACATAGAGATTAGATCCGATAGGTACACCCCTATTCCGTTGAGTAAACTACTAGAAAGAGTGAACCTCAACCATGTATTTTCGGAAAAGGAAAAACCAATTAAGTCAGTCAATCACAATATCTTAAGAGTTCGGTTGATACCAGATTCCTACCTGGATGGGTTTGAAATATCGACTAAGGATGGATCATCCCTACGTAAAACCATTCAAGATACTTTGGGTGGGGAACATGGCAAACGTAGAGTGATTGCGATAGCCCGAAGTTGCCCTTATTAATTTCGAGCGTGAGGCGAGGGTGAGCGAGCCAGGGCAGGGCTCGCTTTATCAGGCTGTTCCGTGCACTCTACGTGCGCTCGGACTCTATTTTTTCCTCGACCACTTTTGTTGTTTTTGTCAGCGCTTTATCACAAGGTAATTGAGATCCAATTTTACCAAGGTCGCCTGGCTTAAAAGTGACTTCGACCGTTACTGAATAGTGCTTTTGACTCCATTCATTTGTATTGGGATTCTCTCCTTCGACTGTGGCGAGAACTATATATTCATATGACGGTGGATTTGTATCATATACTAAGGACGAATTTATTTGAAACGGCTTAATCAAATTGACTTTAAAATCATTAGATTGAGTCAGATCTTTATCTAGTGTGGCTGCTGCGGCTTGCGAAGCCTCAATCCAACAGGAATTGGATATAAACACTTTCGCTGAACCTAAATTAGAATACAAAATAAGTGGAAGTACAAAGACGCAAAATTTATTCATAACTATTCTCCTATCAAAGTTATTTTTTTCTGTTTCTATTGTCTTCTGCAGTAAAGGTGCCATAGTTAAATGGAACAAATGCAAGTGTAATTAACTCTAGAAAGAAATATCTCAGCATAAGTATTCCATAGTAAAAAAACTGTCACTTTGATGACGATAAAAGGAATCTCTCTAATACATCCAGCTCGTTTTTTGCACTTTGTTCCTTAGATCTTATGAAATGGTCTATGGGAGAACATATGTTTAGAAATACTGCCGCTTTTTGTCTTTTGATTACTAGTTTGACAGCTAACGCTGAAGCTCTTTCCTTAACAACTTGCTACTCCCGTTTAGTGGTTCCCATCCGCTGCATTCAGGGATCTAGGAGCTCTTGCTCTCACAACAATTGGGACGTTGTTGAAATAATAATTAAGAATGAATCAGTTAAGATTGTAAACAAATCGGATGCTTTGCCGCAGATTGAAACATTAAAGAATCTCTCACAATCCGTAGGTCCTTATTCGGCTCCTTATCAAGTGATGTACCTGTCTTCGACACATGAAATTCTTGACGTTGCACTATCAGAAATTAGTTTAACCAAGGATGCTGAGTTTGAAGCAGCTCTACAAAAAAACTAAGTCTTCTCCGGAACAAACTTTAGCCTATGATGTTTTGGGCTGCTCCGCTGCCTCATTGTCTGTAGAGAAATGAAATGGTCCCGATCAGTTACAGCTTCTAAAATGCCAGTTGGCGACCTCGTATCTGTAGCTCTCGTTACAGCGTCCCTCGCAGCTTGAACTGAGGGGATCTTCGCACTGCCCACCACAAGTTCCCATGCGTGTGCCTGATGCTTCAACTTTAATTCTGAGTCCTACTCCGTCTCGCCAAACATAAGTTGTCTTATCGTTTGCACTTGTGAAACTAGCAGAAAATCCGCGAAAGTCTTGTGGTTGAAAAACGCCTGATTCCTGCCACCCTGAAACAACAATTTCACCTCTACCGTACGAGGGAAATGCTCCGGATGAGCCAAGGTAATTTACGGCATGTTTGTCACGAATGACTAACTGAACGCTCCGGCGCTCAGAAGTGTTCACATCAACCACAGCGGAACCATCGTCACAAGTAAGAAGTTTCTGCCAGCCAGCATGCGCTGGGTTATCAAACACAGACAAAATTATGAAAAGGCATATAATATTTAGGTTATTCATAGTAACTCCATTTTCAAGTTGGCATTTATTTGCCGACACCAATGGACTATAAAAGATTCAACTTATTTTTTCTTCGGTGTAATCTTCTGAAATTTCGGTAAAACTATCATACACTTAATTTCGGGAGTATGAAAAACGCTTGAAGCGCAAAATTCCTAAATGGTCCCTTTAATGGTTTTTAGGGAAGCCCGTAGCCTGGCCTCCTTTTTCATCGTAGCCTCTTTATATGACAGTTAGTTAATTCAAGAGATCCCAAAACATAAGGTTCTGTTGATTGAAAATTACTGTGAAGAACACCTTTTCCAGTTCCCGCGGCATCAAATTGAACTTCAATTTTTCCATAAGTTCTCATTTGATTGGTATCGAGGTCCTTTGCTAAAAGGTTAGATGTCAGTTGGCCGTTCGATGCAGGAAGTATTTCGGTAGCTTGAAGGCCGACGCGAAGTTGATCCCCTTCAAAAACATACATATTTCGCTCACGGTTATCCCATGACCCAAGAGTAAGTAATGTAGCATTTTTTGGATGCCCACCCGTTATTGAACGAGCTTGGCAAGTTACTGATACACTGAAGCCTGGCATGTTTTGAGCAATACCTTGAAAACCCATTAACTGAATAGCAATTAGTAGCAGCACGTGTCGCATAAACCCCTCCTTTTAACCACAACTAATGTACCTTTTTCAGAATAAAATTAATTTGGTGAAAAAATCTCAAATTTCGGTAAAACTATCATCATGAAAGAATCGCCTAAATCATGGAAAGGCTTTGAATTTGAACCGCAAGGGTGTTTGCTAGAGCAAACCATTGATGAATCTGCAGGTATGGGGATAGCCTATGAAAGAAGTTGTAACTTCTTTAAAGATTTTCATACGCATGACCGCATGATTATTGTGTTTCCGCGCGCCTCTTGTGAAATGGAAGTCCGTACCCAAAAACCAAACCAAAAATTTACCATTGATAGCACTAATTTTTTAGTTGTACCGGCGGCAGTCATTCACGACGACGAAGGCATAAGTGCTATTTACGATACAATGGCACTGTTACCTGAGGATAAGTTTGTTGATGAAGTCGCTAAATCCCAAAACCAAGTAAGTATCTCCCGCAATTTAAAAAAGAAATGTTTTAAGTTAAAAAGAACAGTTTGGTTAGAGCAGCTAGTGCAGCAATATTTTTTTGAAAGAATCCTGAGTCGAAGGCATCGAACTGACGATGTTGTATTTTTAGAAAGAAAAATTTTAGCCGAGATTTTTTCAATTGCTTCTGGTAACAGAAAAAGTAGTATGGAAAAT
This genomic window contains:
- a CDS encoding c-type cytochrome domain-containing protein, which produces MKKLFFIIFPVTVAGCGPAYHDPDDAGALVEPNYKSVSTNIIQNKCVSCHNSVKKDNGIDLSSYEKIFAPEVFPPLIIPGNPEKSSLFKSVLSGKMPKDAQPLSQKQLKAIYDWIKNGAKKEEQPSKPNPPTTPEPDEPGTEEPGSGEPGNGFVKQAVITIKLYLRRYV
- a CDS encoding AraC family transcriptional regulator, producing MKESPKSWKGFEFEPQGCLLEQTIDESAGMGIAYERSCNFFKDFHTHDRMIIVFPRASCEMEVRTQKPNQKFTIDSTNFLVVPAAVIHDDEGISAIYDTMALLPEDKFVDEVAKSQNQVSISRNLKKKCFKLKRTVWLEQLVQQYFFERILSRRHRTDDVVFLERKILAEIFSIASGNRKSSMENSISEEDTAKKAITYIESNLFSNLETESIARQVGVGVATLFRQFKKDIGVSPYAYIKRRRLEEAMRLLKLGKYSVSEVALLVGYENFGAFTDAFKAKYKKVPSSV